In Citrus sinensis cultivar Valencia sweet orange chromosome 4, DVS_A1.0, whole genome shotgun sequence, one DNA window encodes the following:
- the LOC102613577 gene encoding uncharacterized protein LOC102613577 has product MNFLLRSTTTQHVAAEQVSVQQESPADTSFVPKPASTLEGLITEDPFPLYSSSDDRDGESDGVGAEASGIASSSCKNDTSVVENHTDVSEEEGWITIPYKELPDNWCDAPDIQSLCSLDRPFVFPGEQIHVLACLSACKQDTEVITPFKVAAVMSRTSRAQSPEEKNENMEDKVNSEAGEGQLSHDVQVIHQNGEYLSEEKIDLRKDISVSESLLRMEDHKRQTETLLHRFKNSHFFVRIAESGEPLWSKKSDPEMSLESAEAESQKSITSGKKTAKNMSGVAAVIDKGDFDANLSGGVARNIVKCCSLSNGDIVVLLQVNVGVDFLREPVIEILQFEKYRERSLSSENRDNSVITNPDPCGELLKWLLPLDNTVPPPARTLSPPRLNSGSAIGSTHQKSASSGSQLFSFGHFRSYSMSSLPQSPAPPSAPPKAQSSKPTFDLEDWDQYTSQKLFKGQRTGNEGLLSFRGVSLERERFSVRCGLEGIYVPGRRWRRKLEIIQPVEIHSFAADCNTDDLLCVQIRNVSPAHAPDIVLYIDAITIVFEEASKGGPSSPLPIACIEAGNDHNLPNLALRRGEEHSFILKPVPSLLKNLKAYGEKSFQSSSSSLRLPSKTFEGNGSSSAADQYAVMLSCRCNYTESRLFFKQPTSWRPRISRDLMISVASEISGQSSEANERVTQLPVQVLTLQASNLTSQDLTLTVLAPTSFTYPPSVVSLNSSPTSPMSPFIGFSEFTGRLNDEQRGPALHRGSTAPLVSESEKHNGDSATRSMSLNKPSAISDVVPSSGLGCTHLWLQSRVPLGCVPAQSTATIKLELLPLTDGIITLDTLHIDVKEKGATYVPEHSLKINATTSISTGII; this is encoded by the exons ATGAATTTTCTGCTGCGTTCTACTACTACGCAACACGTGGCCGCAGAACAGGTTAGTGTGCAGCAGGAGTCTCCCGCGGACACGAGTTTTGTGCCGAAACCTGCATCGACCTTGGAAGGTCTTATAACCGAGGATCCGTTTCCGCTGTATTCATCTTCTGATGATCGCGATGGAGAGAGTGATGGCGTTGGAGCAGAAGCTAGCGGCATTGCAAGTTCCAGCTGCAAGAATGACACTTCTGTTGTAGAAAATCACACTGATGTTTCTGAAGAAGAAGGGTGGATTACAATTCCTTACA AGGAACTCCCTGATAATTGGTGTGATGCGCCGGATATCCAATCATTATGCTCACTGGACCGCCCCTTTGTTTTTCCTG GTGAACAAATACATGTCCTGGCATGCTTGTCAGCATGCAAGCAGGATACAGAAGTTATTACACCATTTAAAGTTGCTGCCGTAATGAGTAGAACTAGTAGAGCTCAAAGCCctgaggaaaaaaatgaaaacatggAGGACAAGGTTAATTCTGAGGCTGGAGAGGGACAATTGAGTCATGATGTTCAAGTTATACATCAAAATGGTGAATACTTGTCAGAAGAGAAGATTGATTTACGAAAGGATATTTCTGTTAGTGAATCTTTGCTAAGAATGGAAGACCATAAAAGACAAACTGAAACATTATTGCACAGATTCAAGAATTCCCATTTTTTTGTTAGGATTGCGGAGTCAGGTGAGCCACTGTGGTCAAAGAAAAGTGATCCTGAGATGTCTTTGGAATCTGCTGAGGCAGAGAGTCAAAAGTCCATTACAAGTGGCAAAAAAACTGCAAAGAACATGTCTGGCGTTGCTGCAGTCATTGATAAAGGAGATTTTGATGCTAACCTCTCTGGTGGAGTGGCAAGAAATATTGTAAAGTGCTGTTCTCTTTCTAATGGAGACATAGTG GTGCTTTTACAAGTGAATGTTGGTGTTGATTTTTTGAGAGAACCTGTTATAGAAATtcttcaatttgagaaatatagGGAAAGAAGTCTGTCTTCTGAGAATCGGGATAACTCAGTCATTACAAATCCAGACCCATGTGGAGAATTGTTAAAATGGTTGCTTCCTTTGGATAACACTGTTCCTCCTCCAGCTCGTACGTTATCGCCTCCTCGCTTAAATTCTGGTTCTGCAATTGGCAGTACTCATCAGAAGTCCGCATCTTCTGGCTCTCAACTTTTCTCTTTTGGCCATTTTAGAAGCTACTCTATGTCATCACTTCCTCAAAGTCCTGCACCTCCTTCTGCACCGCCTAAAGCCCAAAGTTCTAAGCCAACATTTGACCTTGAAGATTGGGATCAGTACACCTCTCAAAAACTGTTTAAGGGTCAAAGAACTGGAAATGAAGGACTTTTATCTTTTCGAGGTGTTTCATTGGAGAGAGAAAGATTTTCTGTTCGTTGTGGATTGGAAGGCATCTATGTTCCAGGAAGAAGGTGGAGGAGGAAGCTTGAAATAATTCAACCTGTTGAAATTCATTCTTTTGCTGCTGACTGCAATACAGATGACCTTCTTTGCGTCCAGATAAGG AATGTGTCTCCAGCACACGCCCCAGATATTGTGTTATATATAGATGCTATAACAATTGTCTTTGAGGAGGCATCAAAAGGTGGACCATCTTCACCATTGCCAATTGCATGTATTGAAGCTGGCAATGACCACAATTTACCAAACTTAGCCCTCAG GAGGGGTGAAGAGCACTCATTTATTCTTAAACCGGTGCCTTCGTTGTTGAAGAATCTCAAAGCTTATGGGGAAAAAAGTTTCCAATCATCAAGTTCAAGTTTGCGTCTTCCTTCTAAGACTTTCGAAGGAAATGGGAGTTCTTCAGCTGCCGATCAGTATGCAGTTATGTTATCGTGTCGGTGCAATTACACTG AGTCGAGATTGTTTTTCAAGCAACCCACATCTTGGCGACCACGGATCTCAAGAGATCTCATGATCTCTGTTGCATCTGAAATATCAGGACAGTCCTCTGAAGCCAATGAAAGAGTCACTCAGCTTCCAGTTcag GTCTTAACTCTTCAGGCATCAAATTTGACATCCCAAGATCTAACTTTGACAGTTCTTGCTCCGACCTCATTTACCTATCCTCCTTCGGTGGTATCCTTGAATTCTTCTCCAACATCACCAATGAGCCCATTTATTGGTTTTTCAGAGTTTACAGGAAGGTTAAATGATGAGCAACGTGGTCCTGCATTGCATAGAGGGAGCACGGCACCTCTTGTTTCAGAGTCTGAGAAGCATAATGGCGATAGTGCAACTCGGTCTATGTCACTTAACAAGCCATCTGCCATATCCGATGTAGTTCCAAGTTCTGGATTGGGTTGTACACATCTGTGGCTGCAGAGTAGAGTTCCATTAGG GTGTGTTCCTGCTCAATCTACGGCTACCATCAAGCTTGAGTTGCTTCCATTGACTGATGGCATAATCACCCTTGATACTCTGCATATTGATGTTAAAGAGAAAG GTGCTACTTATGTCCCAGAGCATTCGTTGAAGATAAATGCAACTACCAGCATTTCCACAGGGATAATTTAG
- the LOC102613094 gene encoding serine/threonine-protein kinase PBL34-like isoform X1, with protein sequence MGFDGENGKVKKASWDSSKSKAKKKKKKVEDEVEVEEEEETGCWVKFRFFGSCISSRSKVDSSVSGTSTHYAESKSTNDTSRDQPAAAVISSTTTSNAESNSSTSKLEEELKVASRLRKFTFNDLKLATRNFRPESLLGEGGFGCVFKGWIEENGTAPVKPGTGLTVAVKTLNHDGLQGHKEWLAEVNFLGDLVHLNLVKLIGYCIEDDQRLLVYEFMPRGSLENHLFRRSLPLPWSIRMKIALGAAKGLAFLHEEAERPVIYRDFKTSNILLDADYNAKLSDFGLAKDGPEGDKTHVSTRVMGTYGYAAPEYVMTGHLTSRSDVYSFGVVLLEMLTGRRSMDKNRPNGEHNLVEWARPHLGERRRFYRLIDPRLEGHFSIKGAQKAAQLAAHCLSRDPKARPLMSEVVEALKPLPNLKDMASSSYYFQTMQAERIGSSPNTRNGIRAQGGSLSRNGQRSLSIPNGSYASPYHHQFPHPSPKPNGKP encoded by the exons ATGGGGTTTGATGGTGAAAATGGGAAAGTGAAGAAGGCTTCTTGGGATTCGAGCAAATCAAaggcaaagaagaagaagaagaaagttgaagatgaagttgaagttgaagaagaagaagaaactggGTGTTGGGTCAAGTTTAGATTTTTTGGAAGCTGCATTTCTTCAAGATCCAAAGTTGATAGCTCCGTGAGTGGCACCAGTACCCATTATG CAGAAAGTAAATCTACAAATGATACAAGTAGGGACCAACCGGCAGCTGCTGTTATCTCATCTACAACCACTAGTAATGCAGAAAGTAATTCCTCCACTTCTAAGCTTGAAGAAGAGCTAAAAGTTGCTTCTCGGCTACGGAAATTCACATTTAATGATCTTAAGTTGGCGACACGAAATTTTAGGCCTGAGAGTCTTCTTGGAGAAGGTGGTTTTGGTTGTGTTTTCAAGGGCTGGATAGAAGAAAATGGAACTGCTCCAGTTAAACCTGGCACGGGACTTACTGTTGCAGTAAAAACCCTTAACCATGATGGTCTTCAGGGTCACAAGGAATGGCTG GCGGAAGTGAATTTTCTTGGTGATCTTGTTCATCTTAACTTGGTTAAATTAATCGGTTATTGCATTGAAGATGATCAAAGGCTGCTTGTCTATGAGTTTATGCCTCGAGGAAGTTTGGAGAACCACCTTTTCAGAA GGTCCTTGCCTCTTCCATGGTCcataagaatgaaaattgcaCTAGGTGCTGCAAAGGGTCTTGCTTTTCTTCACGAGGAAGCCGAAAGGCCGGTGATTTATCGTGATTTCAAAACCTCCAACATTCTATTAGATGCA GATTATAATGCCAAGCTCTCGGACTTCGGACTTGCAAAAGATGGTCCTGAGGGTGATAAAACCCATGTATCAACCCGTGTGATGGGGACTTATGGCTATGCAGCCCCAGAATATGTAATGACAG GACATCTTACATCAAGGAGTGATGTCTACAGCTTTGGAGTTGTTCTGCTTGAAATGCTGACTGGCAGAAGATCTATGGACAAAAACCGACCCAATGGAGAACATAATCTTGTTGAATGGGCTCGGCCACATCTAGGAGAGAGAAGAAGGTTCTATAGATTGATTGACCCTCGGCTTGAAGGTCACTTTTCAATCAAAGGTGCACAGAAAGCTGCACAATTGGCTGCTCATTGCCTTAGCCGGGATCCAAAAGCCAGACCGCTCATGAGTGAAGTCGTTGAAGCTTTAAAGCCTTTGCCTAACCTAAAGGACATGGCGAGCTCATCATATTATTTCCAGACAATGCAAGCTGAACGAATAGGATCAAGCCCAAATACAAGAAATGGTATCCGAGCACAGGGAGGATCACTTTCGAGGAACGGACAGAGGAGCCTTTCTATTCCAAATGGTTCTTATGCCTCTCCATATCACCATCAGTTTCCCCATCCATCACCAAAACCCAATGGTAAACCATAA
- the LOC102613094 gene encoding serine/threonine-protein kinase PBL34-like isoform X2 has translation MGFDGENGKVKKASWDSSKSKAKKKKKKVEDEVEVEEEEETGCWVKFRFFGSCISSRSKVDSSVSGTSTHYESKSTNDTSRDQPAAAVISSTTTSNAESNSSTSKLEEELKVASRLRKFTFNDLKLATRNFRPESLLGEGGFGCVFKGWIEENGTAPVKPGTGLTVAVKTLNHDGLQGHKEWLAEVNFLGDLVHLNLVKLIGYCIEDDQRLLVYEFMPRGSLENHLFRRSLPLPWSIRMKIALGAAKGLAFLHEEAERPVIYRDFKTSNILLDADYNAKLSDFGLAKDGPEGDKTHVSTRVMGTYGYAAPEYVMTGHLTSRSDVYSFGVVLLEMLTGRRSMDKNRPNGEHNLVEWARPHLGERRRFYRLIDPRLEGHFSIKGAQKAAQLAAHCLSRDPKARPLMSEVVEALKPLPNLKDMASSSYYFQTMQAERIGSSPNTRNGIRAQGGSLSRNGQRSLSIPNGSYASPYHHQFPHPSPKPNGKP, from the exons ATGGGGTTTGATGGTGAAAATGGGAAAGTGAAGAAGGCTTCTTGGGATTCGAGCAAATCAAaggcaaagaagaagaagaagaaagttgaagatgaagttgaagttgaagaagaagaagaaactggGTGTTGGGTCAAGTTTAGATTTTTTGGAAGCTGCATTTCTTCAAGATCCAAAGTTGATAGCTCCGTGAGTGGCACCAGTACCCATTATG AAAGTAAATCTACAAATGATACAAGTAGGGACCAACCGGCAGCTGCTGTTATCTCATCTACAACCACTAGTAATGCAGAAAGTAATTCCTCCACTTCTAAGCTTGAAGAAGAGCTAAAAGTTGCTTCTCGGCTACGGAAATTCACATTTAATGATCTTAAGTTGGCGACACGAAATTTTAGGCCTGAGAGTCTTCTTGGAGAAGGTGGTTTTGGTTGTGTTTTCAAGGGCTGGATAGAAGAAAATGGAACTGCTCCAGTTAAACCTGGCACGGGACTTACTGTTGCAGTAAAAACCCTTAACCATGATGGTCTTCAGGGTCACAAGGAATGGCTG GCGGAAGTGAATTTTCTTGGTGATCTTGTTCATCTTAACTTGGTTAAATTAATCGGTTATTGCATTGAAGATGATCAAAGGCTGCTTGTCTATGAGTTTATGCCTCGAGGAAGTTTGGAGAACCACCTTTTCAGAA GGTCCTTGCCTCTTCCATGGTCcataagaatgaaaattgcaCTAGGTGCTGCAAAGGGTCTTGCTTTTCTTCACGAGGAAGCCGAAAGGCCGGTGATTTATCGTGATTTCAAAACCTCCAACATTCTATTAGATGCA GATTATAATGCCAAGCTCTCGGACTTCGGACTTGCAAAAGATGGTCCTGAGGGTGATAAAACCCATGTATCAACCCGTGTGATGGGGACTTATGGCTATGCAGCCCCAGAATATGTAATGACAG GACATCTTACATCAAGGAGTGATGTCTACAGCTTTGGAGTTGTTCTGCTTGAAATGCTGACTGGCAGAAGATCTATGGACAAAAACCGACCCAATGGAGAACATAATCTTGTTGAATGGGCTCGGCCACATCTAGGAGAGAGAAGAAGGTTCTATAGATTGATTGACCCTCGGCTTGAAGGTCACTTTTCAATCAAAGGTGCACAGAAAGCTGCACAATTGGCTGCTCATTGCCTTAGCCGGGATCCAAAAGCCAGACCGCTCATGAGTGAAGTCGTTGAAGCTTTAAAGCCTTTGCCTAACCTAAAGGACATGGCGAGCTCATCATATTATTTCCAGACAATGCAAGCTGAACGAATAGGATCAAGCCCAAATACAAGAAATGGTATCCGAGCACAGGGAGGATCACTTTCGAGGAACGGACAGAGGAGCCTTTCTATTCCAAATGGTTCTTATGCCTCTCCATATCACCATCAGTTTCCCCATCCATCACCAAAACCCAATGGTAAACCATAA